From the genome of Eublepharis macularius isolate TG4126 chromosome 4, MPM_Emac_v1.0, whole genome shotgun sequence:
cttcatatatttgtatccagtatttttgtgattctttacACAACTATTCTCTCATGAGAGAACCACGGAAAGATAGGGGAAGAGTGCAGCAGCTCTCTCTAGCATGCAGTTCCATTCATTTTGGAGGTaatcttccttctctttctttccttggcCAGGAAAGCAAAGAAAAGTGCGGGGGATGGGGACACAGACTGAACATTCAGGGCAAGGAGTTCTGCCAAGTGGGTTCTACTGGGATTCTCCAGTTCTGTTGGGTTTTGTTAGCTCTTTTGGGGAGGCTTCAGGTCAGTGGTTGTTCTACTGTGTTTGGGTAAGCTTTCTTTATTCTGGAGGAAGCAtgtgatttctccccccccccgtacCCACCCACAGGCTACAGTGAAGAGTGGCTGGAaggaccttgttcaggggcccatagaatcgGACTCCATGATCCAGTTCTTTTGAAACATAGGGTTTTTAAAGGACAGGCAGCACTCACTATGCTACAATTTTGGTATAGTTTGCATTAGCAACAGATCTTCCAGCCCCTCTGGAATGTTTCATCCATAGGGaaataaaacaatatattcaGATTCCCAGGAAAAGAGCTGAAACCGAATACTGTAACAATATTTTTTGACTCAAATATCAGGAATATCTTTAAAAATACCTTTTTTAAATACACACCATAGTTTGTTGTGCTCAAATGCCAATACTTGTACAGTGGTAGTGCTACATAATAACTTTGTGCCTGAAATGCAGAGGTATTGCTGTATGATAGGCCAAATGCACCTTTGTTAAAAACTTAAAGGAAATACTGTTAAAATTCAGTTTCACATTTCAGGACTTGGTGGCACATGTGTAAATGTGGGCTGCATTCCTAAGAAGCTGATGCATCAGGCTGCCCTTTTAGGCCAGGCTCTACAGGATTCAAGGAAGTTTGGTTGGGAGTATGACGAGCAAGGTATGTAAGCAACAAATGATTTATTCATGGGAAAGGAGCAAAACCCTGCAATTGGTACCCAGTTAACTAAGTACTTAAGTGTGTGCTGCTTAATATAGAATTAAAGGAATGTGCGATGCTGTATTTTCTCTTCATTACCCTGTCCCCCAGTATTCATTTCACCCTTGCTTACTTGGTCTagtgcttgtttttaaaaatcatatgatTTACTTAGTGAAAGCAggaattaatctttttttaaatgatgtcaATGTAGGCAAATTTCTCTCTTGAAAGTTCTGTATAGATCTTTATCTGCCCACATTGCACTAGGAGATTTATCAAGTTATGCTAACTTGTATCAGAATTTTTCTTGTTGTAGTATTGTTTTGTCAGTTGAATAAGGTCaacacctttttaaaattttacaaaCAAAATGTTATTTCTTACTAGTAAAACACAATTGGGACACCATGGTAGAAGCAATCCAGAACTACGTAGGATCCTTGAACTGGGGCTATCGGGTGGCCTTGCGTGAGAAATCGGTGACATACCTCAACGCATTTGGAGAGTTCATTGGGCCGCATAAGATTAAGGTACCTGCATATAGACTTGGCTTTTTGTCTATCGGAACGTATGGCTTTGCTAGTTGAAAGCTGGTATACTTTAAAAACCTGGATGGTTCCTGTATTGTAATAACCCTttcctccaaaaaaaaaaaacccattcatATTCTTCAACCTATTATTACTGAATTTGCAAAATATATCGAGTAGGATCTTATTTTCCTCtggcaggagcaggaggagggcctATTTCTCCTTCACTGCAACCCTCTCCTGTGTGGCTCCTATCCACACAAGTtccataatccccagcatagcctcaAAAGATTATGCACACGTGACACAATGAGCACCTAATAGCCTAGTAGACTCCTCTGCAGTGCAGATCAAAAAACTTTAAAGGCGGCACAGGGCTCAGGTTTATATTTCTGCAAACTCAGGGGAAGATTCCAGACTTGCAGAAAAAATATGACGTGTTGGTGGGGTAACTCCCCTGAAGCACTAAAAATGATATTTATATGTGAATCTGACATCAAAGCAAAAAATGATACTCAACAATAGAAGGTAGAGAGGTGGAAGGAGCAGCAACAAGGGGCTGCAAGGGCAGGGAGAGTTGCAGGGGCGGGGGGATGCTTGAGTGGAAGGGATGAGAAGAGATGATCAGGCACTTCTGTGATTGGGCAGGCGGAGGAGTGAAAAATTCCATTAATTTTATATCTAATCTTGAGGGGCACTGAGCAGAGGTTCTGAAAGAAAAAGGGGAAGTGGAAAAGTCCATTCAGGATCCATTTTGCAGTTCTCTGAATCCAACCAATTGTAATGATTTAGCATGATAAATGCTGACAGCCTGGAAATTAGGTAAATTACGGGTGTTGGTGTTAATATTGATACTACTATAAACATTAAGATGGAAATACTTGGCacaaatttggaggggggggttgaaaatgtaaaaaaaactaaatatgtaaatgtaaaaatcTAAATATTTTGCTGATTTGCAAACTTTTTCCTGATTTACCTTTGTAAAAATCCGAGTTTTTAAATTTAAAGAACAACTTAATAGAAGCAAGGAGAGAAGAACTAGTAAGTGACCAAGAGGCCTGAAGAGAAGGGTAGGTCATTGTGCAGGGCAGAATTTATACCTTATAAAAACAGGGTGTTTCGCCTGATGAAggaagactcattggggccagacgCAGCAGCCTCACCCAgcctttttgcttgctgctgttcaactagCACAAAAGCTAGTTTGAAGAAGTGGTTAGTTTCagaacaggatctgggagatccaggcttAAATCCCCACGCGGCTGTAGAAGCTTACTAGGTGGCTTTGGGCAAGTCACGCACATGCTCTGCCAAACCCTACTGGACAgcgttgttgtaaggataaaaggagaatgaagtaagctgctttggatcttcAGCATAAAtaaaggaaggatataaatgaagtaaataaatatatctgaagatgGGGAGGCATATAAAGATATGAGAGAAGGACGTGGGTGAAGGTAATAATATGGCAGCTGCTacgaagaaggaaagaagaaatatcgTATGGAGGGGTATGTGGAAAGTGAAGTACCCGCTTCCCCAATGCCCAAACAGCTTCTCCACAgtgcaactgggcccagttcaGCTAGTACCATGCACCTGGTCCAGAGTTCTGAGGAGAGGTtaccagggggaggggaggagggaaaactgaaggtgAGGGCAGATAAAGTTTGGTTGGATCACATGCTTTGGATCACCATTGTGgtaaaaggcagtatataaatgaagtaaattaagaaatatagatgatgGGGGGAACAGATAAAATGtctgtttagtgggtttgaaagagagaaggacGTACGAaaagatgagcatatggaggcttccaggaggagggaaataggaaatagtggggggggggggtaaaagatAAGGTGCACTCAGTAAGGCCTTGCAGATTCCCCATCATGAAGCTGGATCTAGCTTGGCCTGCACTAAGCAAGttggccataggggagaggctgttgggcaggagatgaagatgggggcagacaaaagtgagtggggaagagagaaagaaacaggaaaggggggaggctatggcagaggagggaggagaaagaggacatggtgggagagggggaaatgagatgtcccccacaAGTCCATGTGGGTCCCcacttttttaaatatttgccaccttggggacactGAATTGTGTGGAaaggcaacatttttttaaaaaaaaaagtagtaaaTATTGGCttttttctcaattttatccCAGCATGCTATGCACTGAGTGAACACTTTTGTCAAGCTGTCCACTGTAACATCAAGATCTTTCTTTTCAGCCAATTGAGACCTCATCAGCATATTTATTGCATTGTGTATCACCTTACATATAACCAATGTTGAACTGTATTTTCCACATTGTTACCCACTCAAGTCAGTTTagagagatcctcctggagctcttcataaTTCATCATCCTAAATAACTTGGTCTCACGTGTGTATGTGGCCACTTATTCACACTGCTTCTTGTTTAACTAGTTTTTAATCCATAGGAGGACTAGTCCTTATTCCTCATTACTGCTAAGATTAGTCAGGCATCCATGTGCAACATCCATTAAAAACACCAGTGTAAAAAGATGAGTTTTAAAATATCTAGTAATTTCTTTGAGATGCCAAAATGGTCCCGACTCTTCTGGGTAGAGAATGAGACATTCTAAATTTGCTGTGTCCACTTTGGAAGAAGACATGGCTGGGGATAAAGGGGGATATTCTGAGGATGCTTGCTGTATGTGTGATGACTTAAGTTCCTCTGTAGTTTAGTTTCCAAGCACAGTGTACACAGTTTCACTTGTCGATAAAGATTTCTTACATAACAGCTCCCCCAATACAGTATCATTTGAGTTTCTGTTTTGAAAGTCACATGTAAATGACTTCTGAGTGCTGTCTTCAGGGTGAATGTACAATAGCAAAGGTTTCATATTGTGACTTGGTTGGCTTATGGTTATGGAGGCATAAATCAAAATTATGTGTTTTGCAGACATAATGGGAACAGTTGTGGATAAAGTATTCTTGAAGTCTGGAACTTTTACTGAACACCAGATAGGAAATGCTTTCTTTAGTTTGAATTAGAAACAAACTCTTGACTAATGTTTAGTGCTGGACAGGTGCTGGATAGCGTGTTCCCTAAACATCTGAAGCTGCACtgggaaaaagttcttcctagaATTGAGAGTACTGGGGCGGATCCAACTAGTTTCTTCGCTTTAACTTGCCGTTTCCCCTCCTTTCTATAGCTGTTACCGCATATGGGTTTTGCCATACAGGTTCCATGAGCCCCAGCATAACCTTTTGTGTGGTCAAAGGGGATTTTTCCACTCATTTTCATCAACCAAAAAACTGCTTGCATCCACCCCAGGAGTAGAGTATGTCACTTAAATATGATGTTGTGGTAAAAATATGTATTATTCCCCTTTATAATATATAGAAAGAATGGGCTTGCATGATTCTGCTGTATCAGTGCTACATATTACCATGTAAGTCATTAAACACGTAAAATGTATTGCCGGCAATAGCTTGTAGAAAAATTGTTCTGAGGAATGCTAGTACTAGTTCATGTTTCTGTGTGATAGGCAACCAACAGGAAAGGACAAGAAACTTCCTACACAGCTCAAACATTTGTTATAGCCACAGGGGAGAGACCTCGATATCTAGGTATCCCAGGAGACAGAGAATACTGCATTACAAGGTGAGATGAAACTCCAGTTATTAACCTTTTTAAACTATTAAAAGTTAATATTTAACTACTTGCCCTAACTTTTCTGCTTTTCAGTGATgacctcttctccctcccctacTGCCCTGGGAAGACTTTAGTTGTGGGAGCTTCTTACGTAGCTTTGGAATGTGCAGGATTTCTTGCTGGCCTTGGTATGGATGTCACAGTTATGGTACGCTCAATCCTCTTGCGTGGCTTTGACCAAGAAATGGCAGAAAAAGCAGGCGCATATATGGAAACTCATGGTGTGAAATTCATTAGGAAATTTGTTCCTGTTGAGGTAAGTATCTTCACTTGTTcaatcaagtttttaaaatacaGTGTGAGAGATTTGTTAGACTTTTTTCTGTATAACCAGAGTTGCCAAGAGACCTGGAGAGaactgtcctgtccctttaatagagacttaatgtgtggaaacggGCAGCTGAGTCTTTTccaggaggtaaataacatcccattaagcctctgttaaaaaggTCAGGACCCTTTTCTCCAGGCCTTTTGCCTGTGTATGATGCTGAGTAACATAGTAGATGTGCTGGCGTAATTATTTCCTAAGGTTTGGAGGTCTCATTGCATTGAAACAATGCCAGTCGGTAGGCTGAGAGTTTTTAAGCTTACGTTTGTTCTTTGCAGATTATGAAGTTAGAAGATGGCATGCCTGGAAAACTCAAAGTGGTTGCAAAATCCACTGACGGATCACAAATCTTTGAAGGCGAATACAACACTGTAAGCACtttccatttgtgtgtgtgtagttatTAGTTTGACATGAATTCATAGTCAGTCTAATTCTAGTCGCACAGGCCTTATTCATTTTAATATACAGCATGACATAGGAGCTATCAAAATTAGTTGAGTTCATAACTGAACCACAAATTATGTAATGGATTGTTCCACTTGAGGAACTGCACTGCTACCCTATCATAATATTAAAGGGTTGGGTATGGTGGGGGTGAGGTTACCGTGAACACTTTGAATTCTGTTTTGAAAGTCTGATTTCAGTAGTCCAACAAAATAGCTTTCTCTACAGTATAGACATTTGATCCTTTTTTTGTGCAGGTTTTGATAGCTGTTGGTCGTGATGCTTGTACCAAAAACATTGGCTTGGAGAAAATTGGTGTGACAGTTAATGAAAAGTATGTATGtgcttttttatattttttatgtaTTTCTCCCACCCCTTTCCCAAGAAACATGGGCCTTTCCTCTTCAGCTTTACCCTCGCAACtttgaagtagattaggctgacagaATGTGGCTGACCTGAGATCATGCTCTGAACGATGggacagagtggggatctgaacagGAATCTCTTCACTCCTAGTTTAGCATAGTAACGGCTTTGCCACACTGGCTCtgactttttgaggaggagaacCGTAAAAAAACAGTACCTATTGATTCATGTCTATAAGTCTTTTTAAGGCTCAAATACAAATCTTCCCCAGCTTGTTTTTCCTTCACACTTCTCAGCCTTAAAACAATGAATAGCTTGACCAAATGAATTAATTTAAAAAGTGAAGATGGATATCTTAAGCTCTTCTGTCAAAATTAGTTTTACACTAGTTTTCTATAATGTATGCTTACAATTCATTATGTATACCACCAGTTAAGATGTAATACAATATAGTTTTGGTGTGGTGTTTTCCAGGTTTAAATTAGATCCATTTTATAAATTACAAATTAATTTGTCATGTATACTGACATTAGTAATATTTGCCTAGTGCAGAATTTGGAGTTACTCTGTTTCCATCAGTCTTTAGTAAGCCAGATTCCAGTCTTTCTACTCAGTAATGAATCATGTTTTTATATGTTTTGCTGAATCTCAAAAACCTCATATGATAACAGAAAACTGTTTCCATTTATTGAAGGGATTCTGTACCTAAAAATACTTAAGTTCAGTCAAATAACCATTCAAAAATACCAGAATGCTAACTTGTTTTCTTTCCATAACAAGGAATGGAAAAATACCTGTAAATGATGAAGAACAAACTAATGTGCCTTATGTTTACGCTGTTGGAGATATTTTGGAAGGAAAACTTGAACTTACACCAGTTGCCATACAGGCAGGCAAACTGTTAGCCCGCAGGCTTTTTGGAGGGAATTCTACAAAGGTAAATGGGTAATACCTAGTGGCAGTTTTCATGTTAAGTTAAAGTACCTGAACCTTGATAAAAAACCTTTTACTGATGATGTTACTGACATTTAGTCCAAGCGTCAGCTGAATTATTGCATCAGCCCCCTCTGGTCATAGAACTGGGTTTAAAAGTTGGCTTCTGATCCTCATCCTGCCTGTACTGCACCTTTGTTTTCCATTGTATTGGTGAATTTTCTCCACCCATGAGAAGGGTTGCTAGTGACATACGTGGGACTTAGATGGAGCTAAGAATAAGGGAATCAGCGACTGTGTCACTTCATAGCATCCCTGAGGTGAGAAGGATGCCCTTGGAGCTCAAACCTGGTCACAGCCACTGTAAGTTAAGAATTTTGCTTGTGTTGTTAGCGCATTAAACTGTGGCCAGGTAGCACTGTATAGGCAGGAATTGCATTTCTGTTCTGTTTGATATCTTACATCAAGTGTGTTTTTATTTTAGTGTGATTACATTAATGTGCCAACTACAGTGTTTACACCTCTGGAATATGGTTGCTGTGGATTGTCAGAAGAGAGAGCCATTGAACGacttggaaaggagaatatagaGGCAAGATTTAGtgcttttgttttaaatagtATTTCACTTCAGGTATGTTTTGAAGGCCGCAGCAGTGAGCTCCGTGGAGGGAGTGCAGGATAAAAGTCTGATGATACATTTCTAGTATTAGTTTGGCAGTGATTCTTTGTATGGACTTATTTGAGTTATTGAGGTGGCACTTTCTTCTTCCAGATAAAATTGTAGCAATGATGCtgcctttaaaaatataatcaaaaagagtccagtagcacctttaagactaaccaattttattgtagcataagctttcgagactcaagttctcttcgtcagatgcatgatccggaCTGGTCATATTTGACCAGtccggatcatgcatctgatgaagagaacttgagtctcgaaagcttatgctacaataaaattggttagtcttaaaggtgctactggactctttttgattttgctactacagactaacacggctaactcctctggatttaaaaataTAGTTTCCCCTGGAAGTTTCTGCAGGCATCAGCCTGTTCCAATGAACATTAGTTTCATGATGCATCATGGCTCTAAAAACTAATATATTGATGTCTTTAGGTAAACTGTTCTACCATATCAACCTTTTTCAGGTTTAATTTTCTCCCCTAACCAATTCTTCCTTTGGGAATAGATGTAACTTGTGTTCTCTTTTATACCTTTTGTGCCATTTTGCACAGGGAGAACCCTCCAAAGATAATTTTATCCTGATTGCATTGCAAGATtacaagtaaaaaaaattaaaaatctaatAATCCAAGCACATAGGTTGAGAATGCTGCTGTTGATTTTAGAGTTAACTGATACTTTTAATG
Proteins encoded in this window:
- the TXNRD3 gene encoding thioredoxin reductase 3; translation: MPPPGQVRMPDWDSLKLRVQALIGSHRVMIFSKSLCPYCSKVKELFHSLGVEYSALELDKIDDGPSIQEVLLGLTGQRTVPNVFVNGTHVGGCDQTFQAYHSGLLQRLLGGTKNEETEAYDYDLIVIGGGSGGLACSKEAAVLGRKVMVLDYVVPTPTGTTWGLGGTCVNVGCIPKKLMHQAALLGQALQDSRKFGWEYDEQVKHNWDTMVEAIQNYVGSLNWGYRVALREKSVTYLNAFGEFIGPHKIKATNRKGQETSYTAQTFVIATGERPRYLGIPGDREYCITSDDLFSLPYCPGKTLVVGASYVALECAGFLAGLGMDVTVMVRSILLRGFDQEMAEKAGAYMETHGVKFIRKFVPVEIMKLEDGMPGKLKVVAKSTDGSQIFEGEYNTVLIAVGRDACTKNIGLEKIGVTVNEKNGKIPVNDEEQTNVPYVYAVGDILEGKLELTPVAIQAGKLLARRLFGGNSTKCDYINVPTTVFTPLEYGCCGLSEERAIERLGKENIEVYHTLFWPLEWTIPARDNNTCYAKVICNKLDCNRVIGFHVLGPNAGEITQGFGAAIKCGITKELLDETIGIHPTCAEVFTTMEITKASGQDISQAGC